The DNA region CATGATCCTTATTCACCCCCACATATCACCTGGTCCTTATGCACCTTCCAACCATCACCATGTGCATGGTCCTTACTCACCCCAAACAATTACCTGGTCCTAATGCACCCCACCTATCACATGTTCCTTATGCACCCCACCCACTCCACCCATCACCTTGTGTATGGTCCTTATTTACCCCCACCAATCACCTGGTGCATGGACCTTATTCACCCCCAACCATCACATGTTCCTTATTAACCCCCAACCATCACATGTTCCTTATTCACCCCCACATACCACCTGGTCCTTATGCACCCTCCAAGCATCACCATATGAATAACCCTTATTCACCCCAAACCACCACATGTTCCTTATTAACCCCCACATATCACCTGGTCAGTATGCACCCCCACCCATCACATGTTCCTTAAGCGCCCTCCAACCATCACCATGTGTATGGTCCTTATGAAGCCCCACCCATCACCTTGAGCATGGTCCCTATGCACCCCCACCCATCACATGTCCCTTATGCACCCTCCAAGCATCACCATGTGTTGCTTATGCACCCCACCCACTTCACCCATCACCTTGTGTATGGTCCTTATTTACCCCCACCCATCACCACATGTTCCTCATGCACCCTCATCAATCACCCTCCACCCATCACCCGTCTTCTTCATGCACCTCCATCACCTCCCCCACCCCGGTCCGGTGCTCACCTTGTGCAGGGTCCTCATGCTGTCCTCGCCCAGCGCGCTGCTGAGGGTCTGGTACACGGCGCTGGCTGCTCTCCGCAGGCTGTTCCCGCCGCTGCCGCTGTTCTCCCGGCGGCTCCTCCCCCCCTCCGCCTGCAGCAGCAgcgcgagcagcagcagcagcgttacCGGCAGCACCTTCATCTCCGATCAGACCAATCGATTACCCAGAAATCAGCCGATCAACCCGATCAATTACCCCGAGCGCGAGCCTGCAGCCTGCCGGAACCGGAGAGAGAGACGCGGAAGAGCGCTTCCGCAAGCGGACACGCGCTCACTGCTGCCGCCCGGCCATCGGGAGAGGGAACTGCAGGTACAGACTCACcctgactatttacactatttatttaataatcataTTATATGATGTAGTCTCTCTCACTtcttttaatctatctatctatctatctatctatctatctatctacagacccggctgcagaaacattttaaagGGGGGGCATTGTATTTTTTCAGGGGGGcacatttttttcaaaaagccTTTTATTTGCTTCAAATTGAACAGCGGCTCTATGGCGACTCCAGTGCCGAGAAACAACAATCTGTCAAATCCcaaaatctaaacaaacaaacaaacaaaaaacaatagtgcagtgctttgttcattcaattaaattaaaagtcaAATATATGCAAAAACACATGCAGTGAAAAACATAAGCACTGATGTCAGAACACTGACTGAAGTAAACATTCATGCTAGGAAGGTTAACTACAACAGCTAGGGAGTACAAGGAGCAGAACAGAGAACTGTTCTGCCTGCAAGAAACCTAAGTTTGTGCATGTGAGGGAGGAGGTGTGGTGAGCAGAAAGAGGTTTACTCCACTTTTAGTAGAGTGGCAGACGGCGTTTGTGTTTACTCCAGTTTTGACTTCAACGCTTACGTTTCCAACTGAAATGAATGGTGCTGCTTCCTGTCCATTCTCATGTACTCCAGTGTCACTTGTTGTCCTCTTATTTGTTTGGAAATAAGTCCGAATATCCATGCCACACGAACAACGGTGAGCGTAGCTGTTTCTCAAGTATGAACTTTAGTCAGTGACCCGCCCCCCTCCAACTGTAATTGGCTAGAACGTTGCCTTCCTTCACTGATTGGTTGAATTGTATGACTGACAAACTGAGATAGGAAAAATAGAAAGATGTTCACTCAGaggtgaaaacaaaacaaaacaaaaaaaaaacatatacggcTTCCAGTCCAGTCAGGGGGGGCATAGCTGACTCTGTGGGGGGGCACTGCCCGCCAATGCCCGCCCATGCCGCCgggtctgtctatctatctatctatctatctatctatctatctatctatctatctatctatctatctatctatctatctattgaatTTCCTCACTTACCCATTCAGtgttaaatacagtgtttttaacatgtttagaaataaaaaatgacttaattggatatttttaaacatattttatatttggatagtagtgtcttattttgtgtgcattgcaaatagaaaacagcattcttttttttctatcacTGGAACGTATTTCGgtctgaaaagtaaaaaaaaactaaaaaaagggtTTTCAATCCAGTcaatcattaaaaacatttattgatggaactggcactcatcaggaccaccccaggaaaagaaagattctttattttttccttcacAGTCTGGAGTGATAATTGTGAAACATCTTTCCAATCATTTGTTCACTCAGacttataactataactatatacaAACCTTGGCAAACTTTCGACAAACAAACAATAAGAAATGTCATGAAGCAGAAGACATTTAGaagcttttcaatttttttatttatttatttatttattttttttatttgtttgcttgttaGATTTACTGTTCGAGTGCATAATTTATTTTTGGTATACTGTTATGTATATATGTTATTTTGTTGAACTGTATCATATGCAAAAGTcaataaaattgattaaaaaatatatataaaaaaataaaaacgttcactacaaacaaaaacacacataaaaaataataattaaaaaataattgaaaaaaaaaaacaatgtatctaTGAgttcattcattttggactcgctCGGGAGCGCCCCCTGGTGGTGAGACAGGTGTGTATGCGCATGCTCAGTGGCGGTGTTGCgctgtgagacagagagagcggATCTGGGCTGGTTTGTTTACAGCAGGCTGGagtttagagagagagacaggctgaGGGTAGAGAGACACCGCGCTGAAGCTCCgctgtacctgtctctctctccgggTATGGGGGCTGCTGGGGGTCAGTGTGGGCTGTGGGCGCTGCTGGCGGCCGCGGCGCTGAGCCTGTGGCCGGGTGGAGGAGCTCTGTGGGCGGAGCAGGTGGCGGTGGTGGAGGTGCTGGTGGAGCAGGACTCTGGAGGGGTCCTGCAGGGCCAGCTGCTGCAGGACAGCCTGAACATCCAGGACCAGAGACCCCCAGGCCTTCAGGGAGATCTCAGACTGGTGAGTGGTGCAGGACATCCACcagcataacattaaaaccaccactttgttcctgggtggttgctaaggtgttgctgtagtGTCTTTGGGGGTTGTTGTGGTGCTGCTAAGCGTCTGCTAATCATATATAGCTTGCTCGGACACTTTGGTGTTGGTTgttgttcctaggtggttgcttaagtgttgctgtAGGATCTGTgggggttgttatggtgttgctaagcgtcTGCTGATCATATATAGCCTGCTCGGACACtttggtatccgtggtggttcctgggtgattgctaaggtgttgctgtagtGTCTGTgggggttgttatggtgttgctgtaGTGTCTGTGGGGGCTGTTATGGTGTTGCTGTAGTGTCTGTTGGggattgttatggtgttgctaagcgtcTCCTGATCATATACAGTTTGCTAGGACACtttggtatccgtggtggttcctgggtgattgctaaggtgttgctgtagtGTCTGTgggggttgttatggtgttgctgtaGTGTCTGTGGGGGCTGTTATGGTGTTGCTGTAGTGTCTGTTGGggattgttatggtgttgctaagtgtctCCTGATCATATACAGTTTGCTAGGACACtttggtatccgtggtggttcctgggtggttgctaaggtgttgctgtagtGTCTGtggggttgttatggtgttgctaagcatcTGCTGATCATATATATAGCCTGCTCGGACACtttggtatccgtggtggttcctgggtgattgctaaggtgttgctgtagtatctgtaggggttgttatggtgttgctgtaGTGTCTGTGGGGGAATCTGTTATGGAGTTGCTAAGTGTCTGCTGATCATATATTTTGCTCAGACACTTTAATATCTGTGGtggttcccaggtggttgctaaggtgttgctgtagtaTTTATAgggggttgttatggtgttgctaagtgtctGCTGATCATATAGCTTGCTCGGACACTTTGATATGCGTGGTGGttcctaggtggttactaaggtgttgctgtacTGTCTGTgggggttgttatggtgttgctcaGTGTCTACTGATCATACAACAAGAAAcaatgaggtggtcataatgttatgctttatCGGTGTATGTGTATAAGTGTAATGGTATGTGatacaataataatagtgtaaatactgtaaatattaacTTAAAAGGCTTATAAACTCTGCCTTACAGATCCGTGTGGATGATGAAGAGAATGAGGCGATCAGTCGAgaggatgacgatgatgatgtTGGTGATGGTGATGAAGGTGCTGCTGAAGAACAGAAGAACCCGTGGATTGGGGTGGTACCTGTTGAGATGGATGAAGGTGGCGCTAATTCTAACGGCAACCAGGAATCCTTTGCTTCTGCTGTGGTCAACAAGGtgaatgacatatatatatatatatatatatatatatatatatatatatatactatatggaCAGAGGTATTAGGACACGTACCTAGAGTAGCCAAATGCTTGGACATATAGTGCaagtataataaataaagtacTCTTCCTAGCACCAGAAAAATTGGTTACCACTTGGATTTTtctaagcaaataggtaagagcctcCCTATTGGATAATAATTACTTCATGGGTGATTATTATATGTCAGCTGGCAACATGTTATTAAAcactaactgatgcagggagtagcttctcatttgttaaaacaACTATGTGGAAAGACTACTGAACCTTATGGTTGTGAGAACgatgttaatctgtttcagaaggatCAAAGTATTGGCATCCATCAATTATTGTGAGGAGATTGAAGCTAAAATTACTTAAATCCGGTTAAGAACCGATTATAATCCAACGCAATATTAAAAAGTGAAAGGACAGTGGGGGAACATCATCTTCCAAGAAGGAATATGAAAATCTTGAACGACTTCACCCTCAAGTCAATTTTGAAAAAGGCTATAAAAAAATGTCAGGGGTAGTTTAgggaggcactgggtgatgtatgggtttagaggcggggcaggagggaggggggtggtattattgattgactgatctgcatatagtgagtaccaaagtacacggacacatcctcgcctatagcacagttgaacgtGTGAGGGTTCTTCAGAGATGGAAATTACCAGCGTTTAAATGTTGTTTAtgaaatgtttctaaaaaatCTTAAGCTGGACTGGTATGTTTCTCAGGGATatgatgtttaatagtgaaagtaaaagCTTTCCCCCACTCACACAGTGCTGTGAagggaaattaaaggattaaagggactaaacagctgCATAGTTCTGAGAAAAGCACTTATCAGTGAGAATAACCAGCAAAACATCTTTAATTAGATAGGGAGCATAAAGACTGGACTCTAGAGCAATGGAATAAGATTATGTGAAGATCTGATGAGTCCAGGTTTATTCGGTTCCAGAAAGATGgtgcatcagggtaagaagagaggcagGTGAAGAAGTGATGTGTTTTATTTCTCCACAGATGAAGAGAGCTCTGGTTTTGGGGGCGTCTGCACTCATAATCCTCGTCCTCAACCAGAACACAGTACGAGAGGTACTGCACGTTTTCTCTGTTCTGAAATCTGATTGGTAAACTCGCATTAAAGCAGTTAACACAGACAATATGTATTGTacaatgtagtttttttttaattaataatgatTTACCACTTCAAAAAGGCTGTTCTTTTCTCTCCTCATTTATAGATGGATCTCTCACAGGTTCTTTCCAAGCCAATCATCATCATTCAGACGTCAGAAAACGTCACCAAACTCATCGGTGCTCTACTCAGGTATAGGTTTCGACACACTTTAAAATTCtacattaatattttagattcttcaaagtagcacctcttgcttagatgacagatttgctgccactataatcggggattgctggtttgaatcccgttcatgttgTGTGCCATCAGCTGCTTGAGCAcatttggctttgctctctctgtgtggttagagtacagtagatggtgctctttcccctcatcactcctagggtgatgtggatcagcacaaggctgcgtctgtgagctgatgtatcagaaccgagtcgctgcgctttgctCCGAGCGTtaacactgtgatgctactcagcaatgctacatccaagtgcagttgcaaaaaaggccatcaaaaaatgttataatgatgaaactggcactcatcaagaacagcccagaaaaggaagagcagaaGTTTCTCTATTGCACAGTAaccagagttaccagccacaGAAACAGACTCAAGTTAAAGGAAGACTAAACCCACCGATTTATACTCTGGAAAATTCAggattcatttactatgtaggaaaaaatacaatttttttttgtcattttattgccttttttaaatcagtatgtttcgtttttgcattgtttttcagAGGTCTTCGCGCAACTGCAAAAATCACATACAAAACATTCCTACAGAATAACCTGGTAAGATGTTttagtcaaaagttggacacctgtttttattcagtgttcttctttattttttatttaatttatttaattattttagattaatattaaatacataaaacttaattgatttgtttaacacattttttgttcACAAGATAATTCGGCACATGttcttttatacagctctggaaaaaaaataagagagcacttcagtttctgaatcagtttctctgattttactatttataggtttatatttgagtaaaatgaacattgttttattctatatactacGGACATaatatctcccaaattccaaataaaaatatcgtcatttagagcatttatttgcagaaaatgagaaatgtctgaaataacaaaaaagatgcagaactttcagacctcaaataatgcaaagaaaacaagttcatattcataaagttttaatagttcagaaatcaatatttggtgaaataaccctggttttaatcagttttcatgcatattggcatcatgttctcctccaccagtcttacacactgcttttggataactttatgctactcactcctggtgcaaaaattcaagcagttcagtttggtttgatggcttgaggttgattattttcaatttggtaaaatcaaagaaattcatcatttttaagtggtatcttttttcttttttttttttaccaaagctgtaaatttaatatagtctgtaatattacatttacagtgtaaaaacataataaaaaagacttttcagacttttgactggtgcttgtgtgtatttgtgtgtatttgtgttacaGGGGGCCACTCTGACCCTGTGGTCGAGCTGTGGGCGCTCCAGAGGGGGGCTGTACGGGGAGTGGCAGGGGGTGATCTGCACTGGAGAGATTAACTCACCTGTACAGGTATGACAGTTTAAGGACAGGTGTTTATTCTCTGAGTGAAATCTCTCTGTAAATCTCAGTGTAAATTTCCTCCTCTGGGTTTTATCAGAAGTATCTGCAGCAGCTGTGGAACACGGTGGTGCTGGTGGCTCTGATTCTGTCCACTGGGGTCATAGTTCACGCCCGCTGGCAGTACCAGGACAACCAGTTCAACGATGACCTGCAGGTGACCCCCCCCCATCAATTAATACTGGAgtgatagtttaataaaaaatcagGTTTATCACTTTATTTCTAAATCAGTCtctatctttccctctctcttcgtattgtatctttctttctttctttctctttctatttctctctctgtctttctctgaattatgagtatctctctctctattgtgagtaactatctctgtttctctctctctctctctctgtattgtaactatctctcttttttctctctttctttctctctctttatctcactctctctgtgttgTAAAtctatctctcttcctttctctctctttatctcgctCTCTCTATATTGtaactatctctctctttctttctctttctttctctatctttctctgaattatgagtatctctctctctattgtgagtaactatctctctctctctctctccgtattGAGtaactatctctctttctctctctccgtatTGTAAGTAactatctctctcttcctttctctctctttctttctctctctatctcactctctctctgtattgtaAATCTAtcgctcttcctttctctctctctttatctcgctctctctctgtattgtAAATCTAtcgctcttcctttctctctctctttatctcgctctctctctgtattgtaaatctatctctcttcctttctctctctttatctcgctctctctctgtattgtaaatctatctctcttcctttctctctctttatctcgctctctctctgtattgtaaatctatctctcttcctttctctctctacctccgcATTAAGTAAATCTCTCAGTATTGTAAAACTCTCTtcaattctctttctctctctccatctctcttcacATTATGAGTaaatctctctcttcctttccctctctttctttctctagccCTCCAGTAAATCATCTCATTCTTTCGTCTCTCTCTGCATTTAAATCTATCTATCACTCCCTCTCTGTATTGTGAGtaaatgtatctctctctcaattcaattcaattcaatatagctttattagcatgactgtgaattacagtgttgccaaagcattataacTATTAACAAGAATggtatatgaacatacataacagacataataacatttataacagaaaataattatgattattataataattatatcatttaacaataattataattatataataataatcattttctctGGGATGAGGTCCCCAGGATTTTTGAGGTCATTTTGAGGTGTTAcccactgtctctcaggctgtgacACGCACTGACGTATTTGGCAGCGAGGGGGGCGGTGTGCCCCTCCCCCAGAGTGATCCGTAATTTTTCTGATAgcgaaaatttttcaaaatttggaATCAATTCATTAAATTTGTTAATGAAGAAATTTCGAGTTCCTTTAAATTTGTCACACTGTAGAAGGAAGTGCATCTCCGTCTCGACCTCACCTGTCGTACAGTGACCACACAGTCTCTCCTCTCTGGGCAGCCAGGACTGTTTATACCTGCCGGTCTCTATGGCCAGTCTGTGGTCACTGAGTCTGTActtggtcaggatctgtctctgctttCTATCTCTGACAGTCAGGAGATATTCCTCTAatttatactctgtttttaggGCCCGATAGCATTCCAGTTTGTTTTGAGTTTGGATTTCTTTTTGCCAATGTTCCAGATAATCATTCAGACTGTGTTTGGTGATTTGCCTGATGTTGAGTTTGGTTGATAAAGCAGTGCTGGGCTGAGGCTGCTGTCTATTAGTATCTGTTAGAGGGTTAATAAGCCTCAGGACCAGCTGACTGAGGGAGCTCTTTTCAGGGTTCAGTTCTTGGGTCTGTAACGCCCTAAATTGCAGCGTGTCACTGGGACTCGTCTTCAAGTGCATCCAGAAATTTAGAGCTCGTTTTTGGATGTTGATGATCAGAGGAAATcggcctaattctgccctgcatgcGTTGGTTGGAGTTTTTCTCTGGACTTTTAGAATCATTCTACAGAattctgcattctctctctctctctctctccacattatGAGTaaatctctcttcctctttctctctctctctcaatctctctcattctttctttccctATCTCTGCGCATTATAAGTaaatctctatttctctttatattatgagtaaatctctctctctcactctcactctctttctcagctGCATCCGAAGCCggatctgctgaagctgctctccTCATTAAAGACCCGAAAGTACCGTCAGCCCAAAGCCTGGAGCGACCCCACACACGGCCAGCCGGAGACGGAGAGCTGCGCGGTGTGCCTGGAGCAATACCTCAACaaccaggtaacacacacacacacacacacacacatgcacaccctGACCATTCATTCTTTTCTAATCCCTTTATATCCTCTATAAACCTTTATATGTCAGCAAGTCTGAACTGACTGTTGTGTCTGGTGTTtgtgtctggtgtgtgtgtgtgtgtgtgtgtgtgtgtgtgtgtgttgcgcagtgTTTGCGGGTGTTGCCGTGTCTTCATGAGTTCCACAGAGACTGTGTGGATCCG from Astyanax mexicanus isolate ESR-SI-001 chromosome 22, AstMex3_surface, whole genome shotgun sequence includes:
- the rnf215 gene encoding RING finger protein 215 → MGAAGGQCGLWALLAAAALSLWPGGGALWAEQVAVVEVLVEQDSGGVLQGQLLQDSLNIQDQRPPGLQGDLRLIRVDDEENEAISREDDDDDVGDGDEGAAEEQKNPWIGVVPVEMDEGGANSNGNQESFASAVVNKMKRALVLGASALIILVLNQNTVREMDLSQVLSKPIIIIQTSENVTKLIGALLRGLRATAKITYKTFLQNNLGATLTLWSSCGRSRGGLYGEWQGVICTGEINSPVQKYLQQLWNTVVLVALILSTGVIVHARWQYQDNQFNDDLQLHPKPDLLKLLSSLKTRKYRQPKAWSDPTHGQPETESCAVCLEQYLNNQCLRVLPCLHEFHRDCVDPWLLLQQTCPLCKRSVLGNFC